The following proteins come from a genomic window of Edaphobacter sp. 4G125:
- a CDS encoding TonB-dependent receptor, giving the protein MNVNLKKYWILCASLLIFLVQAAYAQVRSGTITGTIMDSTGAVVVDADVIARDEATNLEYAGKTTQAGQYTIPYLAAGTYTVTVTKSGFQKYSATGVRLSVAQTVKVDGTLSVGTATEQVDIQASGVQLQTESSTITSAVSAEVIDAIPNITQNPLYYTTLQNGVQPRNQTANSQSLNSFGIGVAGRAQYSSIGVNGGRAFENDIQLDGLPITGNGFNEAAVIPNTEGIQEVRIISNNFTADYGRGMSVMAISTKSGGNQFHGQASYMIRNEALNANTPGNKAQGIRRPAFKVNDFGGGLSGPIIKNKLFFSSSYHYLRFNQGQNYLQTVPTALERVGNFSQTLTQDASGRPVPVQIYNPYQVTQLASNLYERALIPNAIIPNPNPAALLMYSFYPLPNRTPDDVYNTNNYTSAVVNTVRRQTLSTRIDYKLGNHSFYSSGGYDFGKITQPRAFGTAPFNNAPSSTQDNNYYAQLGDTIVVRPTLYVDVRYGVTRISTYNLAGNQSGFTQYNDFGIAPATQALFAVMGSAPVVNPNGFSGGTGGGSNWTALSSGQFANKRESQIAHAINGSVTKVAGNWTYKAGAEYRVMLANYTDFEEGSSNIGGCCAADPGGNYSFRYVTASGGSAPNNTSPVLAGVNSAAMLLGQGVWFVRPGANLKPAYTAKYFAVYTQNDWKVKSNLTINLGLRWDVQPGVTERYNRMTAIDFTKKNPFGSMGVFAFPGVNGYSRNLWDTEYHDFQPRVGFAYQVYPGTVIRGGFGITYLPSNSGYFSSSNDYGGAPFAAGNQALPYGANPNGVPVTRLSDPAPLVAAVGANQSAPQIYGTQTTYFDRHLKNQVAKQGNVFIEQAFGKGDQWIMSLGWSGSFSNNLTTRSQPFQNLQSIDPSVLGNWHDQYVASNGQTNPANVQVTNPYQTGASLVPFQGGLSGRTLQQQIPYMPYPLLWGATLDGSRGYGSYNSLQARLTHAFSSGLNLSANYTWSKELDYVTTPIEDGQGVNSGGTVGTPDLIHNSLNRNYGLADVPHRFVATIVYNSPFGKNGKHALENPAARFALGGWSLGSVVSLQGGMPITVSMNSSALTSRVDRVPGVPIQVPTALQKRYDGKTTVTLPCGKTVTPGKYQLLKYNACAFSGRTITTPNGSVVPDIYWIGNHAQTSGDMRGLARYNVDFSLRRAFPIHERYRIDISAEVTNLLNNAQWNNSGNNNTGGLGSTNLTNNLAGGLIPGLGTSATFGTINLNSFDARQIQMHARFAF; this is encoded by the coding sequence ATGAACGTCAACTTGAAAAAATATTGGATACTTTGTGCAAGTCTGCTGATTTTTTTGGTTCAGGCAGCTTATGCTCAGGTCCGTTCCGGCACCATCACTGGCACCATTATGGATTCGACGGGAGCCGTTGTCGTCGATGCGGACGTGATTGCACGGGATGAGGCAACGAACCTCGAGTACGCGGGGAAGACAACCCAGGCCGGTCAATACACGATTCCGTATCTGGCAGCGGGAACATATACCGTTACGGTAACTAAGTCTGGATTTCAAAAGTACTCGGCTACAGGTGTACGTCTAAGCGTCGCACAGACGGTGAAGGTGGATGGTACGCTGTCGGTCGGTACCGCGACTGAGCAGGTCGATATTCAGGCGTCGGGTGTGCAACTGCAAACTGAGAGCAGCACCATCACTTCGGCGGTTAGCGCGGAGGTGATTGACGCCATTCCCAACATCACTCAGAACCCGCTTTATTACACAACCTTGCAGAACGGTGTTCAGCCTCGGAACCAGACTGCAAACAGCCAGTCGCTCAACTCTTTCGGCATTGGGGTTGCGGGCCGCGCTCAATACTCGTCTATCGGAGTAAATGGCGGCCGCGCCTTTGAAAATGATATTCAATTGGACGGACTTCCAATTACCGGCAATGGCTTCAACGAAGCGGCGGTCATTCCCAATACGGAAGGTATTCAAGAGGTCCGGATTATCAGCAATAACTTCACCGCGGATTACGGTCGAGGCATGTCGGTGATGGCGATCAGCACCAAATCCGGTGGAAACCAGTTCCATGGCCAAGCCTCATACATGATCCGCAATGAGGCACTCAACGCGAACACTCCGGGAAATAAAGCCCAGGGGATTCGCAGGCCAGCCTTCAAAGTGAACGATTTCGGCGGCGGCTTGTCCGGTCCGATTATCAAGAACAAGCTTTTCTTCTCTTCGAGCTATCATTACCTGCGTTTCAACCAGGGACAGAACTATTTACAGACCGTTCCCACCGCTCTCGAGCGTGTCGGTAATTTCAGCCAGACCCTTACACAAGATGCCAGTGGAAGACCAGTTCCAGTTCAGATCTACAACCCATACCAAGTTACGCAATTGGCTTCTAATCTCTATGAGCGAGCGCTGATTCCGAATGCCATCATTCCGAATCCAAATCCAGCTGCTCTGTTGATGTACAGCTTCTATCCGCTCCCTAACAGGACTCCTGATGACGTATACAACACCAACAACTACACCTCGGCGGTGGTCAATACGGTTCGACGCCAGACGCTGAGTACACGCATCGATTACAAGCTCGGCAATCACTCGTTTTACAGCAGTGGCGGATACGACTTCGGAAAAATTACACAACCACGCGCATTCGGTACGGCTCCTTTCAATAACGCTCCAAGCTCGACGCAAGACAATAATTACTATGCGCAGCTCGGCGACACCATCGTCGTGCGGCCAACGCTTTATGTCGATGTCCGTTATGGCGTCACCAGAATCAGCACCTATAATCTGGCCGGCAATCAGTCAGGCTTTACCCAGTACAACGATTTTGGAATCGCCCCCGCAACGCAGGCACTTTTTGCCGTGATGGGGTCAGCCCCTGTAGTCAACCCGAACGGCTTTAGTGGCGGAACAGGTGGAGGAAGCAACTGGACTGCTCTTTCCAGCGGACAGTTTGCCAATAAACGCGAGAGCCAGATCGCACATGCGATCAACGGAAGCGTTACGAAGGTGGCGGGCAACTGGACATATAAGGCTGGTGCAGAGTATCGCGTCATGCTGGCAAACTACACCGACTTTGAAGAGGGCTCGTCGAACATCGGTGGCTGCTGTGCGGCCGATCCTGGAGGAAACTACTCCTTCCGATACGTCACTGCCTCTGGAGGGTCTGCGCCGAATAATACGTCGCCTGTATTGGCTGGAGTGAACTCGGCAGCGATGCTGCTGGGCCAGGGGGTCTGGTTCGTTCGTCCTGGAGCAAACCTTAAGCCCGCCTATACTGCAAAGTACTTCGCCGTCTATACACAGAACGATTGGAAGGTGAAATCGAATCTGACCATCAACCTCGGTCTACGCTGGGACGTACAGCCAGGAGTGACCGAGCGTTACAACCGGATGACTGCCATCGATTTTACGAAGAAGAATCCCTTCGGTTCGATGGGAGTATTCGCCTTCCCTGGTGTCAATGGGTATAGCCGCAATCTTTGGGATACGGAGTACCACGACTTCCAGCCGCGTGTAGGATTCGCTTATCAGGTATATCCAGGAACGGTTATTCGAGGCGGATTCGGCATCACCTACCTGCCGAGTAACAGCGGTTATTTTTCCAGTTCTAACGACTACGGTGGAGCTCCGTTTGCTGCCGGCAATCAGGCACTGCCCTACGGCGCCAACCCGAACGGCGTCCCGGTCACACGTCTTAGCGACCCGGCTCCTCTTGTTGCTGCCGTTGGCGCAAATCAATCGGCTCCGCAGATCTATGGAACCCAGACAACCTACTTTGACAGGCACCTGAAGAATCAGGTCGCCAAACAAGGAAATGTGTTTATCGAACAGGCGTTCGGTAAAGGCGACCAGTGGATCATGTCTCTGGGCTGGAGTGGGTCTTTTTCGAATAATCTGACCACTCGCAGTCAGCCTTTCCAGAATCTTCAAAGCATTGATCCGTCGGTGTTAGGAAACTGGCATGATCAATACGTCGCGAGCAATGGCCAAACAAATCCGGCCAATGTCCAGGTCACAAATCCATATCAGACTGGTGCCAGCCTGGTTCCCTTCCAGGGAGGTCTATCTGGCCGCACCCTCCAGCAGCAGATTCCTTATATGCCCTATCCTCTGCTCTGGGGAGCCACGCTTGACGGTTCACGTGGTTACGGCAGTTATAACTCTCTGCAAGCCAGACTCACCCATGCCTTTTCTTCTGGGTTGAATCTCTCGGCGAACTATACATGGAGCAAAGAGCTGGACTATGTTACGACTCCTATTGAGGATGGGCAGGGTGTCAACTCCGGTGGTACGGTCGGAACGCCTGACCTCATCCACAACAGCCTGAACCGGAATTATGGTCTCGCGGATGTTCCTCATCGCTTCGTCGCAACGATCGTCTATAACTCGCCCTTCGGCAAGAATGGAAAGCATGCCCTGGAGAATCCGGCCGCACGTTTTGCTCTTGGCGGCTGGAGCCTCGGATCGGTTGTCAGCCTTCAAGGTGGTATGCCGATTACGGTCAGTATGAACAGCAGTGCTCTCACATCGCGAGTTGATCGCGTGCCTGGGGTGCCGATCCAGGTCCCGACGGCACTGCAGAAGCGCTACGACGGCAAGACTACGGTGACGCTCCCTTGCGGCAAAACAGTAACCCCAGGCAAGTATCAGTTGCTGAAGTACAACGCCTGTGCCTTCTCGGGGCGCACCATCACTACGCCGAACGGGAGCGTTGTCCCTGATATCTACTGGATCGGAAACCATGCGCAGACCAGTGGCGATATGCGCGGACTGGCGCGCTATAACGTGGATTTCAGTCTACGTCGTGCGTTCCCGATCCATGAGAGGTATCGGATCGATATTTCGGCTGAGGTAACGAACCTGCTCAATAATGCGCAGTGGAATAATTCCGGGAACAACAATACCGGTGGCCTCGGGTCGACCAATCTCACGAATAATCTAGCCGGTGGCCTCATTCCTGGACTGGGCACGAGTGCTACCTTCGGGACGATCAACCTGAACAGCTTCGATGCACGTCAAATCCAGATGCATGCGAGGTTTGCTTTCTGA
- a CDS encoding FG-GAP-like repeat-containing protein yields MRQNLLLLIVLFIAEISFASGPSFNPDVRFTGSSIKGWHTLGESKWSADTGTITGRPVDDMGGWLVLGNSYQDISFYTEFRCEEGCETGVLLRAEKTPDGGMKGVYVSLDDSVLNTYAVKIDSSGRIVKKDKLPRGGLLARVTPPPSPSQSQAGNRPRPQRPSIDLPVKPADTSLRPHEWNSVEIFFDTNTVRSFLNDGHQQGAIAEDGGYGPVALHVGGKGAVHFRGLAYMDMSLKVRDEEKVGPHFRKQRLSDFYYSWGTAAADFNQDGVLDVISGPYIYYGPDYRKSREIYVALASNPTTEFATDSTMEFAADFNGDGWPDVLTVMFGGDSGIQLYINPKGEGRRWQKYVVGGGVQSEIAVLRDIDGDGKPELIYSGDGRIRYAKPDPAKPTEKWIVHDISESGYGAGHGIGVGDINGDGRMDIVNPYGWWEQPAAGADSGLWTYHPAAFAKFGRGMMGGSVMAVYDANGDGLNDIVTSLNAHGWGLAWYEQKRDAAGEITFTEHMIMDDRSTKNAGGVTFSELHGTGYADVDGDGIPDFIAGKRYFSHLDTNLDPDPRGAPVLYWYKTVRNHKAPGGAELLPQLIDTHSGVGSDVLAVDLNHDGAIDVVTSTRFGTFIYWGIPRRTGSVQGK; encoded by the coding sequence ATGAGACAAAATCTGCTTCTGTTGATCGTATTGTTTATCGCGGAAATTTCATTTGCGTCGGGACCTTCGTTCAACCCCGATGTTCGATTTACCGGGTCCTCGATAAAGGGTTGGCACACGTTAGGCGAGTCGAAATGGAGCGCTGATACGGGTACGATTACGGGGCGGCCGGTCGACGACATGGGTGGCTGGCTGGTGTTGGGTAACTCATACCAGGACATTAGTTTCTATACGGAGTTTCGTTGCGAAGAAGGCTGCGAGACCGGGGTGTTGCTGCGCGCTGAGAAAACGCCGGATGGTGGGATGAAGGGTGTTTACGTCTCACTTGATGATTCAGTTCTGAATACATATGCGGTGAAGATCGACTCCAGTGGAAGAATTGTGAAAAAAGATAAGCTCCCACGAGGCGGTCTGCTGGCTCGCGTGACGCCCCCGCCTTCGCCCTCTCAATCGCAAGCAGGGAACAGGCCGAGGCCGCAGCGTCCTAGCATCGACCTTCCTGTGAAGCCCGCCGATACTTCGCTTCGGCCTCACGAGTGGAACTCGGTGGAGATTTTTTTTGATACCAACACGGTCCGCTCTTTTCTTAACGATGGCCACCAGCAAGGTGCGATTGCTGAAGATGGTGGATATGGTCCAGTGGCGCTCCATGTAGGTGGTAAGGGGGCAGTTCACTTTCGCGGGCTCGCTTATATGGATATGTCTCTGAAGGTAAGAGATGAGGAAAAGGTTGGCCCACACTTTCGTAAGCAAAGACTGAGCGACTTTTACTACTCCTGGGGGACGGCAGCTGCTGACTTTAACCAGGATGGTGTGCTCGATGTGATCTCAGGCCCTTATATCTACTACGGTCCAGATTATCGGAAGTCTCGTGAGATCTATGTTGCATTGGCATCCAACCCGACGACCGAGTTCGCCACTGATTCGACGATGGAATTTGCCGCTGACTTCAATGGAGATGGCTGGCCCGATGTCCTTACTGTAATGTTCGGAGGAGATTCCGGCATCCAGCTCTACATTAACCCAAAGGGCGAAGGACGCCGCTGGCAGAAGTATGTTGTTGGAGGAGGCGTACAGAGCGAGATTGCGGTACTGCGCGATATCGATGGTGATGGGAAACCGGAGCTAATCTACTCTGGCGATGGGCGTATCCGTTATGCAAAGCCTGATCCTGCCAAGCCTACCGAAAAGTGGATAGTGCATGACATTTCTGAAAGCGGGTATGGTGCAGGACACGGCATTGGCGTGGGGGATATCAACGGCGATGGTCGCATGGATATCGTGAACCCTTATGGTTGGTGGGAACAACCAGCTGCTGGAGCAGACTCGGGTCTCTGGACTTATCACCCTGCAGCCTTCGCAAAGTTCGGACGGGGGATGATGGGAGGAAGTGTTATGGCTGTCTATGACGCTAACGGCGATGGACTTAACGACATCGTGACCTCGCTCAACGCTCATGGCTGGGGGCTTGCCTGGTATGAGCAGAAAAGGGATGCCGCCGGCGAGATCACCTTTACAGAACACATGATCATGGATGACCGATCGACCAAGAATGCCGGAGGGGTTACATTCTCGGAGTTGCATGGGACAGGATATGCCGATGTCGATGGGGATGGGATTCCTGATTTTATCGCGGGGAAGCGTTATTTCTCGCATCTTGATACCAACCTAGATCCAGACCCGCGAGGAGCCCCAGTTCTCTACTGGTATAAGACAGTTCGAAACCATAAGGCTCCCGGTGGCGCTGAGTTGCTTCCTCAACTGATCGATACGCACAGTGGTGTCGGCTCGGATGTGCTTGCTGTTGATCTCAATCATGATGGGGCGATCGATGTTGTAACGTCCACGCGATTTGGGACTTTTATTTATTGGGGGATTCCGCGACGTACGGGCTCTGTTCAGGGGAAGTAG
- a CDS encoding acyltransferase family protein gives MASSTESLPKRNLAIDAYRGFVMLLMMGEVLHFSKLALVHPTSWLLKILAYNQTHVEWAGMSLHDTIQPGFTFLVGVALPYSLRSRMKRQQPFQAMLLHTVWRSVVLVFLGIFLRSTHSAVTNFTFEDTLTQIGLGYTFAFLLAFVRPRWQWTSLGLILFGYWLAWAVYPAPGANFSYPSVGVPADWSHLYHGFASHWNKNSNFGQAFDLWFLNLFPRPEAFRFNGGGYLTLSFIPTLGTMIIGLITGQWLIQSEPEIPFRRMLTTAAGLMVVGVVLHVTGICPIVKRIWTPSWTLFSGGVCILFLALFCWGVYTRKHSRAAFPFVVVGMNAISAYLMVHLMEEFIQRSFRTHISARGLNAFGAYAEPTVVGVLTLTTYWLMLFWMYRRKIFLRI, from the coding sequence ATGGCTTCGTCTACTGAGTCTTTGCCAAAACGCAACCTTGCGATCGATGCGTATCGGGGTTTCGTTATGCTCCTGATGATGGGCGAGGTCCTGCATTTCTCCAAGCTCGCGTTGGTGCATCCTACGAGCTGGCTTCTGAAGATCCTTGCGTACAACCAGACCCATGTCGAGTGGGCGGGTATGAGTTTGCACGATACCATCCAGCCCGGATTCACGTTTTTGGTTGGGGTGGCGCTCCCTTATTCGCTGCGCAGCCGTATGAAGAGACAACAGCCTTTCCAGGCGATGCTTCTGCATACGGTATGGCGCAGCGTGGTGCTCGTGTTTCTAGGGATATTTCTTCGTTCAACCCATAGCGCTGTTACGAACTTCACGTTCGAAGACACGCTTACCCAGATCGGACTCGGTTATACGTTCGCATTTCTGCTTGCTTTTGTTCGTCCTCGCTGGCAATGGACAAGCCTGGGTCTCATCCTCTTTGGGTATTGGCTGGCATGGGCGGTCTATCCAGCGCCAGGCGCCAACTTTTCCTATCCCTCTGTTGGGGTGCCGGCCGACTGGTCACATCTGTACCACGGATTCGCGAGCCACTGGAACAAGAACAGTAACTTCGGCCAGGCGTTCGATCTCTGGTTCCTTAACCTCTTTCCGCGTCCGGAGGCCTTCCGCTTCAATGGTGGAGGATATCTCACGCTTAGCTTCATTCCTACGCTGGGCACGATGATTATCGGGCTTATCACGGGGCAATGGCTCATTCAATCGGAACCGGAGATTCCATTTCGCCGGATGCTTACGACTGCGGCGGGCCTTATGGTGGTGGGTGTCGTGCTGCACGTTACAGGTATCTGCCCCATCGTAAAGCGCATTTGGACGCCGTCATGGACGCTTTTCAGCGGCGGGGTCTGCATCCTTTTTCTCGCGCTTTTCTGTTGGGGTGTCTATACCAGGAAGCATTCTCGGGCTGCATTCCCATTTGTTGTGGTCGGCATGAATGCTATTTCCGCCTACCTGATGGTGCATCTGATGGAAGAGTTCATCCAACGCAGTTTCCGCACACACATCAGCGCACGGGGGTTGAATGCATTCGGCGCGTACGCCGAACCGACTGTTGTCGGTGTTCTTACGCTGACGACCTATTGGCTGATGCTTTTCTGGATGTACCGCAGGAAGATCTTTCTCAGGATCTGA
- a CDS encoding Gfo/Idh/MocA family protein has translation MKATRRDFIKTSLGTAAAIGFPTIVPATVFGQKAPSERINIGAIGVGRISRGHDLPAIFKYDGARVIAVCDLDATRAELGKQFVTDAYTKKLGKPYDAVTVYHNFHELLANKEIDAVVISTPDHQHAIVAAAAVRAGKDVYLQKPASLTIAEGRYLSNAVQATGRILQIGSQQRSWKQFHRACELVRNGRIGEIKHVEIGLPGDPSGGDPTPMPIPQGFNYDAWLGSTPVVPYTVDRVMPPKGFDRPGWLRIEQFGAGMITGWGAHHVDTAHWGMNTEYTGPVEIWGTAEFPKTGLWNVHGKFLTHARYANGITMDISGDFPNGIKWYGTEGWIFVTRDEMTTPTAGAGQPAKIEPLMASNPKILDSVIGPNEIHLETSSEHHANWLDCVRSRKQPLAPIEIGHRACSTCLLHHIAMKTNRHLHWDPERERFNNDKEANAMLSRSQRSPYTFEQSSWI, from the coding sequence ATGAAGGCCACGCGACGGGATTTTATTAAGACCTCACTCGGTACCGCAGCCGCCATTGGATTCCCCACTATCGTTCCTGCCACAGTTTTTGGACAAAAGGCCCCAAGCGAACGAATCAATATAGGAGCCATCGGCGTCGGTCGAATCTCCCGCGGACATGATCTGCCGGCCATCTTTAAATATGACGGTGCCCGCGTCATTGCCGTCTGCGATCTGGACGCAACACGGGCCGAACTCGGCAAACAATTCGTGACCGATGCCTACACAAAGAAGCTGGGCAAGCCGTACGATGCCGTCACGGTTTATCACAATTTTCACGAGCTTCTGGCAAATAAAGAGATCGATGCCGTCGTGATCTCCACTCCCGACCATCAACACGCGATCGTGGCCGCCGCAGCCGTGCGTGCAGGAAAAGATGTCTATCTCCAGAAGCCCGCCTCTCTGACCATCGCGGAAGGGCGTTACCTGAGCAACGCCGTCCAGGCCACTGGAAGAATCCTCCAGATCGGAAGTCAGCAGCGTTCATGGAAGCAATTCCATCGCGCCTGCGAACTGGTTCGCAACGGCCGCATCGGAGAGATCAAGCACGTAGAGATTGGCCTCCCCGGAGATCCCTCCGGCGGCGATCCCACCCCCATGCCGATCCCGCAGGGATTCAACTACGATGCGTGGCTGGGCTCGACTCCCGTTGTTCCCTACACCGTAGACCGGGTCATGCCCCCAAAGGGATTCGATAGGCCAGGATGGCTACGCATCGAACAGTTCGGGGCTGGCATGATCACCGGCTGGGGAGCCCATCATGTCGACACTGCTCATTGGGGCATGAATACCGAATATACCGGCCCCGTCGAGATCTGGGGAACAGCAGAGTTCCCCAAAACCGGCCTATGGAATGTCCACGGGAAATTTCTGACCCACGCCAGGTATGCCAACGGAATCACTATGGATATCTCGGGCGACTTTCCCAACGGCATTAAATGGTATGGAACCGAAGGGTGGATCTTCGTCACACGCGACGAGATGACGACACCCACCGCCGGCGCAGGGCAACCAGCAAAGATTGAGCCACTGATGGCCAGCAACCCGAAGATTCTCGATTCCGTCATCGGCCCTAACGAAATTCATCTCGAAACCTCCAGCGAGCATCATGCCAACTGGCTCGATTGCGTCCGGTCTCGAAAGCAACCCCTGGCTCCCATCGAAATCGGGCACCGGGCATGCTCCACCTGTCTTCTGCATCACATCGCAATGAAGACCAATCGACACCTTCACTGGGACCCCGAACGCGAACGCTTCAACAATGACAAGGAGGCGAACGCTATGCTGTCGCGTTCCCAGCGCTCACCCTACACCTTCGAGCAAAGCAGCTGGATATAA
- a CDS encoding FUSC family protein, which translates to MATAATIPRTDTRSFGAWFVDFLKKELAPYPGRGAIVARMVISATITMILVMTFRIPSGAIGPLYAFMISRENLVSTAKSAWSVVIAFGIGAVFIPVGAAMFASTPLTHFLWQAFSIFLIFFAIRVLANYSIASGLGLMATSAIAVWYLPGPAELNLERTLWQVCSPAVGAAVTFGVEAVFHAFRHEDELLVALDTRLEAMQAMFREYANGTPVSRETEQKLAQYALTGVGALRRLLAHTNYEQLYSAQMTAVVSLAGRSIDFAAGMIQAYPEISAEDRQLAAKMELELADIRRYLKEGHKPPPVNRKATASHVSLLRELEEMIGLIPRVFEGATSLETYRAFSHVPEEKKQGFLVRDAFTNPEHVRYALAGCLAGMLCYVFYASLDWPGLSTSVTTCVLTALSNIGASRQKQLLRIAGALIGGFVFGLGAQIFVLPYLDSITGFTLLFVAVSTIAAWIATSSPRLSYCGLQIALAFYLIHVNDFTIQTSLAIARDRAIGVLLGIAMMWLVFDQLQQKTAANQMVGTFIKNLRLMADLAVIKLHPGDPVAIVTARKLRDRIYNNFSSVNAQADAVPFEIGQLRNQHMAARDRIRRWQAMLRTFYLLDLALLQYRAFGETANLPEKIQAALDHFEESCANTLREMAAYLEAENTDTQPGPVASIREPLVPPEMQEFSTALQRGSMPSLANELAAILGRMRGEMMSASLFAIE; encoded by the coding sequence ATGGCTACTGCCGCGACCATTCCGCGCACCGATACAAGAAGCTTCGGAGCGTGGTTCGTTGATTTTTTGAAGAAGGAGCTGGCACCCTACCCAGGACGGGGCGCTATTGTTGCACGCATGGTGATTTCGGCAACGATCACCATGATCCTAGTGATGACGTTTCGCATTCCTAGCGGAGCGATCGGTCCGTTGTATGCGTTTATGATCTCACGCGAGAACCTTGTTTCCACGGCAAAGTCGGCGTGGAGCGTGGTGATTGCTTTTGGGATCGGTGCGGTTTTTATCCCGGTGGGGGCGGCGATGTTTGCATCGACTCCCCTTACTCATTTTCTGTGGCAAGCCTTCAGCATCTTTCTGATCTTCTTTGCTATTCGCGTACTTGCGAATTACAGCATTGCCAGCGGACTTGGTCTAATGGCGACTTCGGCTATCGCGGTATGGTATCTGCCGGGACCGGCCGAGCTAAACCTTGAGCGTACGTTGTGGCAGGTGTGTTCCCCTGCTGTAGGGGCGGCGGTAACGTTTGGTGTGGAGGCGGTGTTTCACGCATTTCGCCACGAAGATGAGCTGCTCGTTGCCCTGGACACAAGGCTTGAGGCGATGCAGGCGATGTTTCGGGAGTATGCGAATGGCACTCCGGTATCGCGAGAGACTGAGCAGAAGCTGGCGCAGTATGCCCTTACAGGCGTTGGAGCGTTGCGGAGGCTGCTGGCTCATACCAACTACGAACAGCTTTACAGCGCACAGATGACAGCGGTGGTTTCCCTGGCAGGGCGTTCGATTGATTTTGCGGCAGGCATGATTCAGGCCTATCCGGAGATCTCTGCGGAAGATCGACAGCTTGCGGCCAAGATGGAGCTGGAGCTGGCTGATATACGGAGATACCTGAAAGAGGGACATAAGCCGCCGCCCGTGAATCGGAAGGCTACTGCATCCCACGTCTCGTTACTGCGAGAGCTGGAGGAGATGATTGGGCTGATCCCGCGAGTCTTTGAAGGTGCGACCTCGCTGGAGACGTATCGCGCGTTTTCGCATGTTCCGGAGGAGAAGAAACAGGGGTTTTTGGTGCGGGACGCATTTACGAATCCTGAGCATGTGCGGTACGCACTGGCAGGGTGTCTTGCGGGAATGCTGTGCTATGTTTTTTATGCCTCGCTGGACTGGCCGGGGTTGTCAACATCAGTGACGACGTGCGTGCTGACAGCACTATCGAATATAGGGGCTTCGCGGCAGAAGCAGCTTTTGCGGATTGCCGGGGCGTTGATTGGCGGGTTTGTCTTTGGGCTTGGCGCGCAGATCTTTGTTCTTCCCTATCTCGATTCGATCACTGGGTTCACACTATTATTTGTTGCTGTTTCAACGATTGCTGCATGGATCGCGACGTCGAGCCCGAGACTGTCATATTGCGGACTACAGATTGCGTTGGCTTTTTACCTCATCCATGTGAATGACTTCACGATTCAGACTTCGCTTGCGATTGCTCGCGACCGGGCCATCGGCGTGCTGTTGGGGATTGCAATGATGTGGCTGGTGTTTGATCAGCTTCAACAGAAGACCGCAGCGAATCAGATGGTGGGGACCTTTATCAAGAACTTACGGCTGATGGCGGATTTGGCGGTGATCAAGCTTCATCCAGGCGATCCTGTGGCCATTGTTACGGCACGAAAGCTACGAGACAGGATCTACAACAATTTTTCCAGCGTGAATGCGCAGGCTGACGCAGTGCCGTTTGAGATCGGACAGCTACGGAATCAGCATATGGCGGCGCGGGATCGCATCCGGCGATGGCAGGCGATGCTGCGGACATTTTATTTGCTGGACCTTGCACTTTTGCAGTATCGCGCGTTTGGAGAGACGGCCAACCTTCCAGAGAAGATTCAAGCAGCACTGGACCACTTCGAGGAATCATGCGCCAATACTTTGAGAGAGATGGCTGCTTATCTTGAAGCAGAGAACACAGATACGCAGCCAGGTCCTGTTGCATCGATTCGTGAACCTCTGGTTCCACCGGAGATGCAGGAATTTTCAACCGCGTTGCAGCGGGGAAGTATGCCGTCACTGGCAAATGAGCTGGCCGCCATTCTTGGACGAATGCGCGGAGAGATGATGTCGGCGTCCTTGTTTGCAATCGAGTAA